One window from the genome of Nicotiana tomentosiformis chromosome 5, ASM39032v3, whole genome shotgun sequence encodes:
- the LOC138892061 gene encoding uncharacterized protein yields the protein MQRTLRVMKVTATELVELASYRLQDVAVNWYESWELSRGEDAPLAVWHEFTEAFLRHYLPTEIRRARVDKFFTIRQGNMSVREYNLQFDCLARYDPTIVAKMEDRVHRFVMGLEPHLLNDGMSVSLQPGMDISRIQAYAQGVEECKQKEIADREHNKGHNKRARSSGPSGNVMIDCPTRGGASIVQPAGSAASSSSSVRPPGQGSPTPMGRGRGRCRASSSSDPQNCIYALAGRQDQESSHDVVTGFILSHVTPLVASKFEIEPELIKPVEVSTHVGDPVRGVHGSDVKVGSPTVQSLPVVNEFSDVFLDELPGLLPEQEVEFAIDILLDTQPISIPPYRMTPAELRELKEQLRDLLEKSFIKPSTSPWGAPMLFVRKKDAPLTKLTQKGARFQWTDACERSFQALKDRLTSAPVLTLPEGTDGYAIYCDASGIGLGCVLMQHGLHRQAMGETHYSRYSVHPGEIKIYHDIREIYWWDGMKKDIAEFVPRCPNCQQVKIEHQKPDFKGSWDDYLPLVEFAYNNSYHSSIQMAPYEALYGRKCRSPIGWFDVRETKLVGPELVQQAIKKIKLIQERLAQSRQKSYADNRRQDLEFQVDDCKCIRDPSRIVPVDDVQVTEQLSYEEAPIAILDRQVGSGTRHGPSIWVMTMWFTQSVVDSKEYLVREFYANVAHIKNGTKVTKVRNLKVRFDQITLNSYLGFEDMDPVQYLEKLAMGDAARPWLAELLAAPGPPPPWITAGVPI from the exons atgcagaggactttgagggtgatGAAGGTCACTGCGACTGAgttagttgagctagcttcctatagacttcaggatgttgcagttaattggtacgagtcttgggagttgtccagaggtgaggatgcccctctagcggtatggcatgagtttacagaggcttttcttcgtcattatctgcCAACAGAGATTAGACGGGCTAGAGTTGATAAGTTTTTTACCATtaggcagggtaatatgagtgttcgagagtacaaccttcagtttgattgtTTGGCTAGGTATgatcccactattgtagctaagatggaggatcgagttcaccggttcgtgatggggttggagccgcacctgcttaaCGACGGTATGTCGGTTTCACTTCAGCCaggcatggatatttctcgtattcaagCATATGCACAGGGTGTAGAGGAGTGTAAGCAAAAGGAGATAGCCGACCGTGAGCATAATAAGGGCCATaataagagagcgagatcttcgggtccttctg GCAACGTTATGAtagattgtccgacgagaggtggtgcaagcatagttcagccagcgggatctgcagctagttcgtcatcatcagtacgcccccctgGGCAAGGTTCACCAACACCaatgggtcgtggtagaggcagatgtagagcatctagctcgagcgatcCTCAAAActgcatttatgcattagcaggtcGACAGGATCAAGAGTCGTCAcatgatgttgttacag gtttcATATTATCGCATGtcactccgttggttgctagtaagtttgagatagaacctgagttgattaaaccTGTTGAGGTGTCCACACATGTTGGGGATCCagttaggggtgttcatggttcg gaTGTGAAAGTAGGGTCACCAACCGTTCAGTCTctccctgtggttaatgagttttctGATGTTTTTCTCGATGAGCTTCCGGGTCTTCTGCCAGAGCAAGAGGTTGAGTTTGCTATCGACATATTACTAGATActcagccgatatctattcctccttatagaatgacacctgcagagctgagagagttgaaagaacaactaagggatttgcttgaaaaaagCTTTATtaaacctagtacatcaccgtggggagcacctatgttatttgtgaggaagaaagatg caccattgacaaagttgactcagaagggagctagGTTTCAATGGACGGatgcttgcgagcggagtttccaggcattaaaggacagattaacttcagcaccggttctaacactcccagagggaaccgatggttatgctatctattgtgatgcctcgggcattggattgggttgtgtactgatgcagcacG ggctgcACCGGCAGGCTATGGGAgagactcactattctcgttattctgtcCATCCAGGAGAAATAAAGatatatcatgatatcagggaaatatattggtgggacggaatgaaaaaggatatagcggagtttgttcCTCGGTGCCCTAActgccagcaggttaagattgagcatcaaaaacctg acttcaagggtagctgggatgattatcTGCCGCTTGTTGAGTTtgcgtataataatagctatcattccagtattcagatggctccatacgaagctctatacggacggaagtgtaggtcacctatcggatggttcgatGTTAGGGAAAccaagttagtaggaccagagttggtacaacaagcaatcaagaagattaagcttatacaagAAAGGCTagctcaaagccgtcagaagtcttatgcggataatcgacgacaagacttggagtttcaggttgacgactg tAAGTGTATCAGAGATCCTTCTAGAATCGTGccagttgatgatgttcaggtcacagagcagttatcatatgaggaagctcccattgctatactagatagacag gtaggctcgggcactcgtcatggcccatcgatttgggtcatgacaatgtgGTTCACCCAGTCAGTTGTGGATTCAAAGGAATACTtggtccgggagttctatgccaatgtggcacatatcAAAAACGGGACCAAAGttacaaaagtgagaaatctgaaGGTGCGGTTCGACCAGATCACACTGAactcctacttggggtttgaggatATGGATCCAGTacagtacttggagaagctggcgatgggtgatgcagctcgcccttggctagctgagcTTCTTGCAGCcccagggccaccaccaccatggatcactgcaGGGGTTCCTATTTAG
- the LOC138892062 gene encoding uncharacterized protein, translated as MKDLSDKHRTDRNFEVGDWVYLKLRPYKQVSMANRPFNNLAAKYFGPYPIEAKVGAIAYRLLLPADALLHHTFRASQLKRFLEVPHVINHPPILHMCSTYCPLPEVVLHKRLVKRGNKVVCQVLVKWTSIEASQATWEYLSDLQHKFSSFHP; from the coding sequence ATGAAAGATTTGTCCGACAAACACAGAACTGATAGAAattttgaggttggtgattgggtatATTTGAAGCTGCGACCTTATAAACAAGTCTCTATGGCCAACAGGCCCTTCAACAATCTAGCTGCAAAGTATTTTGGCCCTTATCCTATTGAAGCTAAGGTGGGAGCAATTGCTTATAGACTACTACTACCAGCTGATGCCTTGCTTCATCACACCTTCCGTGCCTCTCAACTTAAAAGGTTCTTAGAAGTCCCACATGTTATAAATCATCCTCCTATCCTCCATATGTGTAGCACTTATTGTCCCTTACCTGAAGTTGTTCTTCATAAAAGATTGGTTAAGAGGGGGAATAAGGTTGTATGTCAAGTTCTTGTCAAGTGGACTAGCATTGAAGCTTCTCAGGCCACCTGGGAATATCTTTCTGATTTGCAACACAAATTTTCCTCCTTTCACCCTTGA